A genomic window from Acinetobacter chinensis includes:
- a CDS encoding Do family serine endopeptidase: MKNRYLQQGLYAAVFTMAAVQTQASSVDFSNLVEQVSPAVVSVNVVKKMTQEELLQQQVPEILRRFFGNQVIVPQQQVPQEKTGYGSAFFITKDGYLLTNHHVVEDASKVTIVLNDRREIDATVVGSDERTDVALLKVNGNNFPALTTGNVDRLRVGEPVLAIGSPFGFDYSASAGIVSAKMRNMMGETSVPFIQTDVALNPGNSGGPLFNQKGEVVGVNSRIFSGTGGYMGLSFSIPIDVAMDVADQLKKNGKVTRSYLGVMLQDIDRNLADSYKLPKPEGALITQVTPGSPADKAGFRSGDVVLKFNGAAISRTSDLLNYLNRTVPKQSIQLEILRDDKVRSISATLETAPDDTPAKTVSPAKTKGPVLGVAIRNLTAAELSQLDLKGGILIQEVSRGGLASQSKILPGDVIIQINNKAINNTNEFVSVVSELKKGTVARVTIVRQGQRAMLGMRIPE; encoded by the coding sequence ATGAAAAATCGCTATTTACAACAGGGCTTATATGCAGCTGTATTCACCATGGCTGCGGTACAGACACAGGCTTCCTCGGTGGATTTTTCCAACCTGGTTGAGCAGGTCAGTCCAGCTGTGGTCAGTGTCAATGTTGTGAAAAAAATGACTCAGGAAGAGTTACTGCAGCAACAGGTGCCTGAAATCTTAAGACGCTTTTTTGGAAATCAGGTGATTGTTCCACAGCAGCAGGTCCCACAGGAAAAAACGGGCTACGGCAGTGCATTTTTTATTACTAAAGACGGTTATCTGCTGACCAACCACCATGTTGTTGAAGATGCTTCCAAAGTTACGATTGTACTGAATGACCGCCGTGAAATAGACGCAACTGTTGTAGGTAGTGATGAGCGTACAGATGTTGCACTGCTGAAAGTGAATGGAAATAACTTTCCTGCGCTGACCACAGGTAATGTTGATCGTCTGCGTGTAGGTGAACCTGTTCTTGCCATTGGTTCGCCATTCGGTTTTGATTATTCTGCTTCTGCAGGTATTGTCAGTGCGAAAATGCGGAATATGATGGGTGAGACATCAGTGCCATTCATTCAGACCGATGTTGCACTGAACCCAGGTAACTCAGGTGGTCCACTGTTCAACCAGAAAGGTGAAGTGGTGGGTGTGAACTCCCGTATCTTCAGTGGTACAGGCGGTTATATGGGGCTTTCGTTCTCTATTCCGATTGATGTTGCGATGGATGTAGCTGATCAGTTAAAGAAAAACGGTAAAGTCACCCGTTCTTATCTGGGCGTTATGCTTCAGGATATTGACAGAAATCTGGCAGATTCATATAAACTGCCAAAACCTGAAGGTGCGCTGATTACTCAGGTCACACCGGGTTCTCCAGCCGATAAAGCCGGCTTCCGTTCTGGTGATGTTGTTCTGAAATTTAATGGCGCCGCTATTTCCAGAACTTCAGATCTGTTGAACTATCTGAACAGAACTGTACCTAAACAGTCCATTCAGCTGGAAATTTTACGTGACGATAAAGTCCGCTCTATCTCTGCAACCCTTGAAACAGCACCAGATGATACGCCAGCTAAAACAGTCAGTCCTGCAAAAACCAAAGGACCGGTACTGGGTGTTGCAATCCGTAATCTGACTGCTGCTGAACTGAGTCAGCTGGATCTTAAAGGTGGAATCCTGATTCAGGAAGTCAGCCGTGGTGGACTGGCATCTCAGTCTAAAATCCTGCCTGGCGATGTTATTATTCAGATCAACAACAAAGCAATCAATAATACCAATGAGTTTGTCAGCGTTGTTTCTGAGCTGAAAAAGGGCACAGTTGCCAGAGTGACCATTGTGCGTCAGGGGCAGCGTGCCATGTTGGGTATGCGTATTCCTGAGTAA
- the lepA gene encoding translation elongation factor 4, whose amino-acid sequence MAQAKKSVDIKNIRNFSIIAHIDHGKSTLADRFIQTCGGLQDREMQAQVLDSMELERERGITIKATSVTLYYTHPDGQEYQLNFIDTPGHVDFSYEVSRSLAACEGALLVVDAAQGVEAQSVANCYTAIEQGLEVLPILNKIDLPQAEPERVIQEIEDIIGIEATEAPTCSAKTGLGIEGVLETLVNVIPAPEGDRDAPLQALIVDSWFDNYLGVVSLVRVKQGRVRKGDKMLVKSTGQTHIITSVGIFNPKHTETGMLEAGEVGFVIAGIKDIFGAPVGDTITLSTTPEVETLPGFKKVKPQVYAGLFPIDASDFEPFREALHKLQINDSALFFEPESSDALGFGFRCGFLGMLHMEIVQERLEREYDLDLISSAPTVIYEAFMKNGETKYIDSPSKMPDGSTVEDLREPIAECHILVPQEYLGNVMTLCVERRGVQKDMKFMANQVSITFEIPMAEVVMDFFDKLKSCSRGFASLDYNFVRFESSSLVKVDVLINGDKVDALAMICHRQDARHRGIALVEKMKDLIPRQMFDVAIQAAIGAQVIARSTVKAMRKNVLAKCYGGDVSRKKKLLAKQKEGKKRMKQVGSVEIPQEAFLAVLKVDR is encoded by the coding sequence ATGGCGCAAGCTAAAAAATCTGTCGATATTAAAAATATCCGAAACTTCTCGATTATTGCTCACATCGACCACGGTAAGTCGACACTTGCTGACCGTTTTATTCAGACCTGTGGTGGTTTACAGGATCGTGAAATGCAGGCTCAGGTTCTCGACTCAATGGAACTGGAACGTGAGCGTGGGATTACCATTAAAGCCACTTCTGTGACTTTATACTACACACATCCAGATGGTCAGGAATATCAGCTGAACTTCATTGATACCCCAGGACACGTGGACTTTTCTTATGAAGTGTCACGTTCTCTGGCGGCGTGTGAAGGTGCATTGCTGGTTGTGGATGCCGCACAGGGTGTGGAAGCACAGTCTGTTGCTAACTGCTATACCGCGATTGAACAGGGTCTGGAAGTTCTTCCGATTTTAAATAAAATTGATTTACCGCAGGCAGAGCCTGAGCGTGTGATTCAGGAAATTGAAGACATTATCGGGATCGAAGCAACTGAAGCGCCGACGTGTTCTGCAAAAACCGGTTTGGGCATTGAAGGTGTATTGGAAACACTGGTCAATGTCATTCCTGCACCTGAAGGTGATCGTGACGCGCCTTTACAGGCACTGATCGTGGACTCGTGGTTTGATAACTACTTAGGCGTTGTGTCTTTAGTACGTGTTAAACAGGGGCGCGTGCGTAAAGGCGATAAAATGCTGGTCAAATCAACAGGTCAGACGCACATCATTACTTCTGTGGGTATTTTTAATCCAAAACATACTGAAACCGGCATGCTTGAAGCGGGCGAAGTTGGCTTTGTGATTGCAGGGATTAAAGACATTTTTGGTGCGCCAGTGGGTGATACCATTACCTTATCCACTACGCCAGAAGTTGAAACATTACCTGGTTTTAAAAAGGTTAAACCGCAGGTTTATGCTGGTTTGTTCCCAATTGATGCCAGTGATTTTGAACCATTCCGTGAAGCTTTACACAAACTGCAGATTAACGATTCGGCATTGTTCTTTGAACCTGAAAGCTCTGATGCTTTAGGTTTTGGTTTTCGTTGTGGCTTCCTGGGCATGCTGCACATGGAAATTGTACAGGAACGTCTAGAACGTGAGTACGATCTTGACCTGATCAGTTCTGCTCCAACCGTAATTTATGAAGCATTCATGAAAAACGGTGAGACGAAATATATTGATAGCCCGTCAAAAATGCCTGATGGTTCGACTGTTGAAGACCTGCGTGAACCAATTGCTGAATGTCACATTCTTGTTCCTCAGGAATACCTGGGTAATGTCATGACATTGTGCGTAGAGCGCCGTGGTGTGCAGAAAGACATGAAGTTTATGGCAAATCAGGTTTCCATTACCTTTGAAATTCCAATGGCGGAAGTAGTCATGGATTTCTTTGATAAGCTGAAATCCTGTTCGCGTGGTTTTGCATCACTGGATTACAATTTTGTACGTTTCGAGAGTTCATCTTTGGTTAAGGTTGACGTGTTAATTAATGGCGATAAGGTCGATGCCTTAGCCATGATCTGTCACCGTCAGGATGCCCGTCATCGTGGTATTGCCCTCGTTGAAAAAATGAAAGACCTGATTCCCCGCCAGATGTTTGACGTCGCGATTCAGGCTGCCATTGGTGCACAGGTGATTGCACGTTCAACTGTAAAAGCGATGCGTAAAAACGTACTGGCGAAGTGTTATGGTGGTGACGTTTCACGTAAGAAGAAACTGTTGGCGAAACAAAAAGAAGGTAAGAAGCGCATGAAGCAGGTGGGTAGTGTTGAAATCCCACAGGAAGCGTTCCTTGCTGTATTGAAAGTAGACAGATAA
- a CDS encoding acyl-CoA thioesterase, giving the protein MSTVFDMKITVQPEHIDVLGHVNNVVYVGWMQDVATAHISETGLGLEQYLEMNHAMVAVEHHVQYRKAAVLGDEIILRTWFYDINALYSFRQYAFFKEEDKSLLFTATTKWACVEISTGRAKRMSPTFMQAYQPLNSDIDPFQL; this is encoded by the coding sequence ATGAGTACTGTTTTTGATATGAAGATCACTGTTCAGCCTGAACATATTGATGTACTGGGTCATGTAAATAACGTGGTCTATGTTGGCTGGATGCAGGATGTAGCAACTGCTCATATCAGCGAAACAGGTCTGGGGCTGGAGCAGTATCTGGAAATGAATCATGCTATGGTTGCTGTGGAACATCATGTGCAGTACCGTAAGGCAGCTGTGCTGGGAGATGAAATTATTCTTAGGACCTGGTTTTATGATATCAATGCGCTGTATTCATTCAGACAGTATGCTTTTTTTAAGGAGGAAGACAAAAGCCTGCTGTTTACCGCAACGACAAAATGGGCATGTGTGGAAATTTCTACAGGAAGAGCAAAACGGATGTCACCGACTTTTATGCAGGCGTATCAGCCACTGAATTCAGATATTGACCCGTTTCAGCTCTAA